The genome window GCTACCTCACCTTCAATTTTGAGACCATCTGATCGAAccatgttgcttttgtttgccTCGGATGCTTCTCctacactatattttctatgtTGCACTGTTCTATCTGATCAAAGCCTCTTGCGTTTGTTTGCCTCTTTTCAGTTGTTGCTCCTttcctttgcaaaaaaaaaaagctactttGATCAGCACCTAGAACTTTAAGAAaccgtggggggggggggggacctcaCCGGTGCACCCTTGCTTTGCGGTGACGTGGAAGGTGTCGAGGTCGAGGCGGGAGCGAATGGTGGCGGCCTCTAAGCCGTAGAGAGGGAGGAGCAGGTGCACGACATCCTCCCTCATGGACTCCACTGCGGCGTACAGCGTCATCTCCTCAATGTCCGTATGCGCCGCAGTAAGCACGTCGAGGTGCCCCATGCCTCGCCGTCTGCCACGAGGGCGCAAACGACGCCTGCATCGGTGGAGCAGACGACCGCATAGAGCGCAACCATCGCCATGGCGTCGTCCACCTCCATGGCCCCCGTCCCATGGGGAGGCCAAGGGATCCAGCTCCATTACCCCATCTCGCACGACAGGGGAAGCTACAGTTGCACGAGATCGCCCCGTAGGTGGACCTACTACCTTGGGGCCGCCGAAACGTTGACGACAGATCTCCGATGGGTTCAATTGAAGCATCCCGCAGCAGCAGTCCCCACCGTGACACCAAGGTCGCGATGCAATCGTGTCTCTCCACTGCCGATCTATCTATATTGCCCTTTGCATCTTCACTCTATAAACAAATCTCACACAGTATAAACACATCTTTACCTCGAGCTTATTCCTTTCATCGATTTTCACACTGGCCTCGAATGGAATCGTGATTTGGAGGGGACTGAATCTACGGTGAACAGGACGAGGGCATCGCTATTTTAGGGAAAGCAGGCGTGGCACCGCGAGCCTTCTCAAGACTTCCAGAGGTGGAAGGCATGTGCGGCCACCCAATCCCGATCCAATGGCCATCATTGTCTAGATGACGTGGATCAACCACGACCCAAGCTCGGTACGTGCTTTAGTAATAAGTGATTCTCTTGCACCTCTTCTCCCATTATATCTCTTCTGGCTCTGCGCCTAGCCAGATAATGTGCAGTGAACTCTTAACTCTGCTCACCCATGCCATGCACACTTCATGCTAATACACTACATGTTATGTACTAAGCTTCTCCGTGTTAGAATCCAGCATCTTATCATCCTTGCAGTTCTGCTTTGCAATTTGCAATTCGTTCGAGCAAGTTCATCTCTTCTGGTGCCGGTAATTAGCAGAAATGAAACTATTTGTACGATatacaagttttttttatcagctCATACCCCCATAGGTTATGCACATTCCTCGGCTCTTTCAAATTGGAATCATATATTTAATATCCAGCTCATTTCAACTTAAGGCCCAAATGATGCACATGTGCAGGAAACGAACATTCCAGAAACAAAAATACATCTCGTTTGCAGTACCATCATAATggaaattagtgcacaatacttgtagttttatgttactattCATAATACTTATacttttgtgttacaaatggcaCAATACATTTAGTTTTGTACAATTCACTCTAAAACCAATAGAGCTAAGAAAATGCCATTGACAAGTCTAGTGAACTGAAATTCTATTAATTCAGTGATAGATAATCAGCAACTCAACTTCAGCACATCAAAATGGTATGGAATTTCTTTCTCCAGTTCAGCTGAGTTCATACTGtatgaagaaaaaagaacataAAACACCTATTTATACAAAAAGGGAAAGCAGAACCTTCTTCACCGGTATAAAACAAGATACTATGGAAAGAATGTAACACCAGTGACTTTGCACAGCTGAACTGGCAATTGGCATTTCCTAACATCTCAAAAAAATGACCCATTGATCCAACTGTATCTCTTTTACAATATCTATCCAGATGATCTGGTTAGGCTGCTAAAATTTCCAGTCCAAATTGTATGTAAAAAACTGCAAAGGAATTATTTTCACCTCAAAATGAATCTTTCCCCCCACCCAAAAAGAAAACATAACAGTTGACTTCTTTGATGCTGTCTCTTGAGTATATAATATACCTCTCTGAAAGATCCCTTAAATGAGGAGCTGAAAAGCAACCTCATGTGAAGAAACTGAAGCATGGAGCTTCAGTGACATGCAGAACATGGATGGTTAACAGAGATTGCAGACTTCCTAATGCAACATACATTCTCTGACATACGGGTGCGAGAAATTGACATACCGCTCCCATATATACTTGTAACGGCGAATAGCCAACTTCAGCCAGGGTTTCATGTTTCCATTATAGTGCACGACAGCAGCACTCTCAATTAACCGATCATCTATGTCTACATCATACCCCAGACCCAAAACATGCCATCTGCGGTCTAGGGGCTCCATCAGGCCATAAAACGTCAAAAGTCCTGCAGGAAGCATTCCTGTCCTCCAGAGCAACAGATCAGAATTCTGCTCTTGCCAATACTGATAAAGCGCTGTGGCATTTGCCTTCCTCCAAGCTATTAAGTCAAAGATATTCATTCCAAAAGCCCATCCACAAGTATGtggatcaattttggagctGATAGTTGGGTGCGAGAAATTGAGATACTTGTGATACCGATGAAATGACTCTAAACAAGTTTCCACTGCTCCAATGACATTACCATGCAACTCTATGGAGAACAGATGTGTGAGGTCCTTTTGCACcacaacatcatcatcaagaaataTCACCTTCTCCAAGTTGGGGAGTATCTGAGGAATGTAGAACCGCAAATGGTTCAGCAGAGAAACAAACCTTGGATTGTGGAATTTTATTTCTCTGTCAAGATTTTTTGAACCAGCAGAGTAGTAGTAACCCTGAGTTTCCATCTCAGATAGCCTGactagaggagaagaagaagcattcAACCACGAGAACTCATCTATGCAGCGGACTTCAACAGTGCAACCTTTGAAGTCGTTTATGAGGAACCAAGTTGACATTGCGCCAAAATGGATCATGTCGGTGACCACATGAAACACAAGCTGTTGAGGGTGATTGGCATTGGAGACTGTAGAATTGACAACAACTGAAGTGGCCAGCACATTATCAGAGAATATACAGAAATGATACAGATTGTTGTCTACTAATCTTGTGGAATTTCGGTGCTCATCTGAGCGACTCCTATGCTTTGGGTTATGAAGCCACTCTTCCGTCAGTTTCACAGTTAAGCAGTGCAGATTCTTTGGGAAGGATTCTGCAGCTAACTGACCAAACTCAGCACTCTGAACAACTGCTGCCTTTGCACGCTCCTCCAGCGCCAGGACATGGCTCTTCAATGTCATTATTGTTGTGCTGATATCATAATGAGAGTCCTGTGCTTTGTATATTAACCGTGCTAGCCGGCTTATTATAGGATGGGCTTCTTCTTGAGTGATGACTCTCCCACTAACAGCCCCTTCAGATAGCAATCTTTGACAATTCCTTATCTGGGAACTAAGTTCCCATGCAAGCTGAAGGTTGCCATGCTCCTTTGCAAGGATGACATAGGCCTTCGCTAGAGTCATCTGATCCGCTAATTGGCGTGCAAATGATGTACTACTCAAAAGCTCTTCTGTGAAATTCACCTTCTCATGAGGGGCTTCCTCAATTTCTGAACCCTTATCCTGAAACAAGTCAAAAGAAATACATGAGTAAGCATGCACATGGACTAAATTCCATAAATGGAACAGAAACTTTTGCTTACAGCAGAAACAGTCAATCAAGAATTATGTCAAATGTATTTGAAGTGATAATAGTcaaggaaaaggaaaataacACAATCTTTGAAGTATGATCTATAAGGTATGAAAAGGTAAGCATTTTAAATAGTCCATTCACATAGCATCGTTACTGTACTTATTAAATGCATGTGAACTGGTGAGGTTCTTATTAAAGTGCAATTTGACTCCAACATCACTGCATTATTTTCCAGTGAAGAAAGGTTACTTTGTGTCGAGCTATATATTGGCGAGCTGGGTGTCATCTTTTTTCCAACTATTCAAGTAAATATAAGGAAAAGTTTCTTATTACATTCACAATAACTTGGTCTCTATTTCTTTTTCAGTAGATGTCTATGAGTTGAACAGCCATTGTCATGAAAATATGCCTGTATATATGGATTGGTTACTTGTATGAACTATGAATTGGTTAATTCTCAATATTACCGAAATGGTTTGGTGTTAAAATTCGTCTAAGAATGCAAACATACTTTCTATAGACAGAATATCAGGAAATATTATCATTTACCTTCAGTATTTACTTCCTTTTTTTCTATATGAAAACAACCTATATGACCCCAAGGCATTAATCATTGCACCTGTCCTGTGTGCACATACTTCCATTTGACATTGGTAGCACAACAGCTACAAATATTTCCTTGAAGCTACCAAAACTACAGATTTGGCTCGACTTAACACctaacaaattttattggtttccaGTAGCCCTTAATTGGTTCTGCCTAGAGAATTTATATTCCGGTTATCGATTTTGATTCTATAAAAACCTAAGGCATTTACCTGAAATAAAACCAATACCTATAAAAGTATCAATTAAAATCATTAGCGGCATCATATACCTCGACAGTATCCTGTTCTATTAATGATTTCACTTGTCCCTCTTTGGCAATCTTCAAATCTAAATTAATAGAAAGAATACTTTTCATTGGATAGTTCCAAGGAACTTGTATTAAGCAGGTATCACGGGTAGGCATTGCTCTCATAGGCGTTTCATTGAAAAGATTTAATACAATCCGTGTAAtttaaatattacaaaattgttAATCTATATTAACAATAGCCAAAAAGACTTGTGCTTCTAGAAAATATACAAGAATACATCTCGGAGAGAAAGGCTTAAGCATTACTGGAAGTCACTTGAtgccaaaagaaaaggagaaatcaTGAACATCGTGATAACTGTCAAATGCCATTCTTTTGGAAGGATGCAGCTACCATAAAGTATATCTTTAATAATCCAATTGCATTTATCTAAGTATGGCGTCACATATATAATTGAAAATTGATGTTATGGATTAGATCTTCTCCGTTACATGTTGTAGTCCTGCCATCAGAGAAGAAAGCAATCATCTTCCTAGTACGTGGATAGTATTTGTTATCAACAGAGACGAGGTAAGCCACCTTGTGAGAATGACACCCTACCTAAGTACTTGAACAGATCACCAAAAAAGTCCAGGGACAGCACATCTATCATGCCACACCAACTCCTAAAACTCATACCATGTTTTCTATTTCTAACAACCAATCATGATTAGCCAAAGATACTTTCTACCATCAACAAAACAGTAAGTGACAACTAAAATTTCCATAAACATGGCAAAGTGGCTGAATCGAATATACTAACCTTTAAGGATCTAATACTATGGCAATAaagatctagagagaaaattGTACTGTGACCAACAGCCTACAACAGAGCCATACTCGCTAACTAATGAAGAAACCTTGTCCTCTATAAATATAGCTAACATTCAGTTTGCATAACTACAATATGAAGACATGAACATTCGCCGTGTACATTCAAAAGATAGTGAACTATTGTGCTAATCGAGATCCAGTAAGAAGGTGATAGAATCATAACAACACACCTAAAAAGCATAGAATTTCCTACAATTTGTCAGCAATAAGAAAAAAAGCATTGATCTTTCGGAAGATCTCACACAATTCAGCAAGCAGGGAGCTACAGGAAGTCAATTTTGCGGCACTCACTATGACGGGCGGCCGGAACTGCTCCTTCTGGTTGTGGTGCAGGACGAATAGCATGAGCCCGACCACAAGGAAGATCCCGAGGAGCCACCAGATCCACCCCGGCATCCGCCGACGCGACGGGCGCCGGTACTCTGGTGCCCGCCTCCGCATATCGCCGCCCTCGCGCCCCCTTCCTCAAAGCCTCTCCGGGCTAGTCCAACGCAAGAGCTAAGCCAGACCAGACAGCCGCCTCACTGCCGACGCGCCAAACCCTCCTTCATGGCGGGGAGAAACCCACAAAGGCGCCTCCTTTGCGGCGGATCCAGGGTCCGGATGGATCAGAAGGCGATAACCATCCGGCAAATCCACCCCGCGGACACGGCAGGCTCGACTCCCGCCACGGATCACCCCGGCAGCCGCTTCAAGGACCGGGGACGAAGGGAGGCAAGAACGCCGGTGAGGAAGGGGCGGTGAGATCCGGGAGGGCGGCAAGCAGAATGCGAGAACGGGGAGGTGGGCTGTATTCAGAGTGAGAAAGGGAAGGAGGCGGGGAGAGAGATCTGAATtagagagaggggaagggagaagAGGGCAAGTAGTTCTTCGCCGGCTGACGTAAAAGGAAAGACAGCGAAAGGCTTCCTTTCCAGTCATGCGTCTCCATTTCGCCTCCCAGTACCATCCGGGTTCCCGTTTTTCTGTATCACAACTCGCAGCCCGCAGCCCGCAGCTGTGCGGCAGCTAAAGAGGCAACGGGTAGAGATTATCCACGTACCTATAGGTAAGAAACTCGATAGGTGTAGGTTTGAGTTGCAATATTTATTCACGGACATGGATGCGGGTTTGATTTTAAATTTGGTGGACAAAAGATCACGGGTAAGAAAAAGATATATCCGTATCTGTGAATCCATAAAACCCTTTCCAATCACGTTACATGTGGATCTAAGTCACCACTAAATATATAATCTAAAATCTTACATATATAAATTTATCCTAATTACCTGTGAACCTATGCTTTAGACGGGTATACGGACGCATATGCGAGTATAAGATGCCCGCGGGTAGCATTTCTTATCCGTGGCGGATAACGGGTACCGGTGCGGGCACGGGTATAAGCTCACAGGTACGGATTTAGGTAGCCTCTATCCACGAGTATTTTATCCGTTGCCATCTTTAGCCGCAGCTCAGAAGAAGATGCCTATATCAAATTATTTGGTGCCGTCCCTTGGCTTTTTAGTTACTTTGGACTTCAAATGGACGTGCTACCACAGTCGTCCCTCTGCTCCTTCTGAGTCCTCTACAGAGGAATTTTTATTCTCTTCAACGtttctttatgatttttatgataAAAAGATTTTTAAGGATATTTTTTGTCTGGCGagattctctctttttattttacgaatttttttcaattaaagctgttagagatgagagaaaataaagagaatggtAATAGAAAAAGAAATCAGAAAGAGACCGAAATGAAACGAATATAATTGGGGATGCTCTAAAGGTGGCCAAGTAACTTGGGCCAAATGGGCCGGCACTAGACACGGATCATTTCGGTCTAATTCAAGCACAACACGGCATGATGACTAATGGGTTGAGCCGGTACGAGACGACGACCTGAGTTATGCCTAGGCTACAGCCGCGGTACTTCAGGCCAGTACGGTGTAGTTCGttcaattttttctattttttaaatatcttatatattttgtttagatctaatactAATATAATTTTGTACGCACTGATAGCATGTTTAACTTGCACGCATGAGATCTGTTGTTCGATTCCTAGCGGCCTCCATTTTTCACGGACTaacgaaaaaaaaactatcgATTAAGTATGTCCTGTTTagattagatattttatttagatctaatacGACTAATTTTACTAACAAATCTAAATGGATCGTACCTAAATACAACCAGGCCAGACCTCCTCGCCATCCATCCTATCAACACCGACCATGATCCCTGCCGCCAGTCTGATTACCCCTCTCGGTTTCTGCAGCTATGAAAAGGAAACTCACCCTCACCCGCCAGAATCCTTAACTCTGTCGCACCATTGTTGAAGCTGGTCGATACCCATATCTAGGAAGCAACCCTATCGGCACCATGTTTTTTTTCCCTAAGAATATTTTACAGGTTATAGAATCTACTTAAAGTGTGTTTAACAGTTTAGGTTGTACAATCATTGTTGACAATTGACAGCTTATTATGTCGTGAGCAACAGAATTTCTCCTCTGGCAACCTTTCTAGATTGATCTTCTTAGGTCCCATTTAATtgcaagaaacgtttcagattTTCAGGTGATTCTCTAAAATCACTACTAAACACATCAAaacgtgaaacgtttcaccttgaatcacctgaaaCGTATCTCATTTTTAACACTAGGAAGAGAATCACCCAAAATGGTGTTTCACCCGTTTCGAGAATCactcaggtcatttttcttcaagaatccgaatccaaaatccctgccaaacgttttcagaaaattaaggatgattcaccagagaaacgttTCCAGGGAGAATCTGAAACCAAAACGTTTCTGAAAAAATCTGAAACCCTGTCAAACGTCTCTATGTTAATTTAACTCAAGAAATAAGTATTATAGTTGTAAAGCTAAGGTTGTAGAACTCTAAGGACTATAGAAAGGTTGGTACGGATGATGGTTGAACCAATTGCGTCGAGCGTTGTGTTGATAGTTGATGGCTCCCCTTCACCTCTATCATCCTTCTGGTTGTGATGatgtgtggaaattacaatatGTACGATTTCACATTGTAACTACAATTATAGGGTTTCACGACGTGTTTGTACATTGCGATGTCAGATTAATTGTATTTCATAAATGTCATCTTGGATCCAAGTGCATGTGTGACCTTTGCAATCAAGTCAATGTAATAA of Phragmites australis chromosome 3, lpPhrAust1.1, whole genome shotgun sequence contains these proteins:
- the LOC133912692 gene encoding hexosyltransferase GAUT11-like; the encoded protein is MRRRAPEYRRPSRRRMPGWIWWLLGIFLVVGLMLFVLHHNQKEQFRPPVIDKGSEIEEAPHEKVNFTEELLSSTSFARQLADQMTLAKAYVILAKEHGNLQLAWELSSQIRNCQRLLSEGAVSGRVITQEEAHPIISRLARLIYKAQDSHYDISTTIMTLKSHVLALEERAKAAVVQSAEFGQLAAESFPKNLHCLTVKLTEEWLHNPKHRSRSDEHRNSTRLVDNNLYHFCIFSDNVLATSVVVNSTVSNANHPQQLVFHVVTDMIHFGAMSTWFLINDFKGCTVEVRCIDEFSWLNASSSPLVRLSEMETQGYYYSAGSKNLDREIKFHNPRFVSLLNHLRFYIPQILPNLEKVIFLDDDVVVQKDLTHLFSIELHGNVIGAVETCLESFHRYHKYLNFSHPTISSKIDPHTCGWAFGMNIFDLIAWRKANATALYQYWQEQNSDLLLWRTGMLPAGLLTFYGLMEPLDRRWHVLGLGYDVDIDDRLIESAAVVHYNGNMKPWLKLAIRRYKYIWERYVNFSHPYVRECMLH